Proteins from one Cellulosilyticum lentocellum DSM 5427 genomic window:
- a CDS encoding TnpV protein has protein sequence MAKFEFEYTEIDGLLYPNIEIDGKAELDSLGKYGRLRLNYLHEQKFGMYRELLLTGKLAEHCMTIEKTAFEMTERVRADYLKAHPMPEYDTMKRIRLSELAQEIADECVLRNLICK, from the coding sequence ATGGCAAAGTTTGAATTTGAGTACACTGAAATTGATGGACTGTTATATCCCAACATTGAAATTGACGGAAAAGCCGAGCTTGACAGCTTAGGCAAATACGGGCGACTTCGTCTAAATTATCTGCACGAACAAAAATTCGGGATGTACCGTGAACTGCTTTTGACGGGTAAGCTGGCAGAACATTGCATGACCATAGAAAAGACCGCCTTTGAAATGACAGAACGTGTCCGTGCCGATTATCTGAAAGCACACCCTATGCCAGAATACGATACAATGAAACGTATTCGCTTATCTGAACTGGCGCAGGAAATTGCAGACGAGTGCGTGCTTCGTAACCTGATTTGCAAATAA